In Gymnogyps californianus isolate 813 chromosome 1, ASM1813914v2, whole genome shotgun sequence, the following are encoded in one genomic region:
- the TTLL1 gene encoding polyglutamylase complex subunit TTLL1, translated as MAGKVKWVTDIEKSVLINNFEKRGWIQVAENEDWNFYWMSVQTIRNVFSVETGYRLSDDQIVNHFPNHYELTRKDLMVKNIKRYRKELEKEGSPLAEKDENGKYIYLDFVPVTFMLPADYNLFVEEFRKNPSSTWIMKPCGKAQGKGIFLINKLSQIKKWSRDSKTSSFVSQSSKEAYVISLYINNPLLIGGKKFDLRLYVLVSTYRPLRCYMYKLGFCRFCTVKYTPSTSELDNMFVHLTNVAIQKHGDDYNHIHGGKWTVSNLRLYLESTRGKEVTNKLFDEIHWIIVQSLKAVAPVMNNDKHCFECYGYDIIIDDKLKPWLIEVNASPSLTSSTANDRILKYNLINDTLNIAVPNGEIPDCKWNKSPPKEVLGNYEVLYDEEMAQSDGPDRDLRSRSGQSTGVKGNRARDSGKPVLTTWK; from the exons ATGGCAGGAAAAGTAAAGTGGGTAACTGACatagaaaaatctgttctaataaacaattttgaaaaaagaggCTGGATTCAGGtggcagaaaatgaagactGGAATTTTTATTG GATGAGCGTACAAacaatcagaaatgttttcagtgtgGAAACTGGTTACCGCCTCTCTGATGACCAAATTGTCAATCATTTCCCAAACCACTATGAACTGACCAGAAAAGATTTGATGGTAAAGAATATCAAGCGATATAGGAAAGAActtgagaaagaaggaagtcctcttgcagaaaaggatgaaaatgggaaatatatttatttgg ATTTTGTTCCTGTTACTTTTATGCTTCCTGCCGATTATAATCTCTTTGTtgaagaattcagaaaaaatccCTCCAGCACTTGGATTATGAAACCTTGTGGCAAAGctcaaggaaaaggaatatttctaATCAATAAACTctcccaaattaaaaaatggtctCGAGATAGCAAAACATCTTC GTTTGTATCTCAGTCTTCCAAAGAAGCCTATGTGATTTCTCTCTATATCAACAATCCATTACTTATTGGTGGAAAGAAATTTGATCTTCGTCTGTATGTTTTAGTATCTACGTATCGTCCACTGAGATGTTACAT GTATAAACTCGGATTTTGCCGGTTTTGCACAGTAAAATATACACCAAGTACAAGTGAATTGGATAACATGTTTGTACACCTTACAAATGTTGCCATTCAGAAACATGGG GATGATTACAATCATATCCATGGAGGCAAGTGGACAGTGAGTAACTTACGCCTGTATCTGGAGAGCACCCGTGGAAAGGAAGTcacaaacaaattatttgatgAAATTCACTGGATAATTGTGCAGTCACTGAAGGCTGTTGCG cctgtaATGAATAATGATAAACACTGCTTTGAGTGTTATGGATATGACATTATAATTGATGACAAACTTAAACCATGGCTAATTGAG gttAATGCTTCCCCTTCTCTTACTTCCAGTACTGCTAACGATCGCATCTTGAAATATAATCTTATTAATGACACACTTAACATTGCTGTGCCTAATGGGGAAATTCCAGACTGTAAATGGAATAAATCTCCACCAAAAGAGGTTCTTGGCAATTATGAAGTCTT ATACGACGAAGAGATGGCGCAAAGTGATGGGCCTGATCGTGACTTGCGAAGTCGTTCTGGGCAATCCACTGGAGTAAAAGGAAATCGTGCAAGAGATTCAGGAAAGCCTGTACTAACCACCTGGAAGTGa